A genome region from Schlesneria paludicola DSM 18645 includes the following:
- a CDS encoding thioredoxin family protein → MNRRLFLYEVVGSGFALASLAGAVLADLPRMATTAAAKVKWQPNLKTAQKLAVQHDKPIMIVFGATWCGPCRRFDNETLGDKQTVAMIESEFIPVHLDFDKDRKIAQILEVERVPSIIVLTPDADLLMRSVGFSDPREFQSKLTTALEKRAAVQQARATATTR, encoded by the coding sequence ATGAACCGCCGTTTGTTTCTCTATGAAGTGGTTGGTTCTGGATTCGCCTTGGCGTCGCTGGCTGGGGCGGTACTCGCGGATCTCCCTCGTATGGCCACCACGGCAGCAGCCAAGGTGAAGTGGCAGCCGAACTTGAAAACGGCTCAGAAGCTGGCGGTTCAGCATGATAAGCCGATCATGATCGTGTTCGGGGCGACGTGGTGTGGGCCGTGCCGCCGCTTCGACAACGAAACACTCGGCGATAAGCAGACCGTGGCGATGATCGAGAGCGAGTTCATTCCCGTGCATCTCGATTTTGATAAAGATCGCAAGATCGCTCAAATTCTTGAAGTTGAACGTGTTCCGTCGATTATTGTGCTCACGCCAGACGCCGATTTGCTGATGCGTTCCGTCGGTTTTTCCGACCCTCGCGAGTTTCAGTCCAAGCTGACAACAGCTCTCGAAAAGCGTGCCGCGGTTCAGCAGGCGCGTGCTACTGCAACAACGCGCTGA